The nucleotide sequence CATAAGGTTTTTCATCGTTACCGTCAGTTTAGCGGAGCTATGGCATTTTAAAACCGGCATATTGATGAAAACATCTGATTCAAGGATTAATTCATGAACTTTAGCCGTTTTAAGGTTCTTACCCCCTGGGATTTCAACGGTTTGATAGTAGTTCTCCGCATTTCCCGGGGCAATTTTTCCGCCGGCATCTTTGACAGCTTGTTCAATGCCACTGGTGGCATAACAGCGGTCCCATTTGTCGCAGGTATTATCAAAAACATAAACCTCTTTAGCGCCGGCCTGCAGGCATTGCTGGATAACCCTTTTCACCAGTTTTGGGTTGGTATTGCCGGCCCTTTCAGGTAACACGTCCCAGCCAATATTGGGTTTGACTACCACGGTCTGTCCTTTCTGAACGAAGGCTTTCATTCCGCCCATTGCTTCAATGGCCTGATCGAACATGATGTCGGCTTCTCCGCCTTTAATGGCGACCAGGTCAAATGGTAAAGGAGCAAGGGGCATGCCCCAGAGTTTTTTATTGAAGGGTACTGAAAGGGAAGCCCCGGCAAAGGCCGCTGCGCTGATCCCTTTCCATATAAACTCACGCCTTTTCATGATTGAGGTGTATTACGTTTAAGCAGGCTAAATTAAATATATTTGGAATAACCTTGGGATTTCTTAGTAAGAAATTGTCTTTTAATCTTTTAACCACTTAGTGCCTTAGTGGTTTTCAGGAACTTTTGTAAGTATCTATATTGATATCCATTCCATATAGAAGATGGTACCTAAACAATTCAATTTAATTCATTATATTCGTCTCTTCAAACTGACCAAA is from Bacteroidales bacterium and encodes:
- a CDS encoding DUF362 domain-containing protein; the protein is MKRREFIWKGISAAAFAGASLSVPFNKKLWGMPLAPLPFDLVAIKGGEADIMFDQAIEAMGGMKAFVQKGQTVVVKPNIGWDVLPERAGNTNPKLVKRVIQQCLQAGAKEVYVFDNTCDKWDRCYATSGIEQAVKDAGGKIAPGNAENYYQTVEIPGGKNLKTAKVHELILESDVFINMPVLKCHSSAKLTVTMKNLMGVVWDRSFWHRNDLHQCIADYATYAKKPTLNIVDAYRVMMKNGPRGVSEADVSLMKSMIISTDMVAADAASAKLFGIDPEDVPYIGIADSMGIGKMSLDQLNVHRIIL